The Pseudomonas sp. FP2309 genome has a window encoding:
- a CDS encoding acyl-CoA dehydrogenase → MLPNDEQLQISDAARQFSQERLKPFAAEWDREHRFPREAIGEMAELGFFGMLVPEQWGGCDTGYLAYAMALEEIAAGDGACSTIMSVHNSVGCVPILTFGNEQQKAQFLTPLASGAMLGAFALTEPQAGSDASSLKTRARLDGDHYVLNGCKQFITSGQNAGVVIVFAVTDPAAGKRGISAFIVPTDSPGYSVARVEDKLGQHASDTCQILFEDVKVPVANRLGEEGEGYKIALANLEGGRVGIASQAVGMARAAFEAARDYARERETFGKALVEHQAVAFRLADMATQIAVARQMVHYAAALRDSGKPALVEASMAKLFASEMAEKVCSAALQTLGGYGYLSDFPLERIYRDVRVCQIYEGTSDIQRMVISRNL, encoded by the coding sequence ATGCTGCCAAATGACGAACAACTGCAGATCAGCGACGCCGCCCGGCAATTTTCCCAAGAGCGCCTGAAACCCTTCGCGGCAGAGTGGGACCGCGAGCACCGTTTCCCCAGGGAGGCCATCGGCGAAATGGCTGAGCTGGGCTTTTTCGGCATGCTGGTGCCGGAGCAGTGGGGCGGCTGCGACACGGGTTACCTGGCCTACGCCATGGCGCTGGAAGAGATTGCCGCCGGTGATGGCGCCTGCTCGACCATCATGAGCGTGCACAATTCTGTGGGGTGCGTGCCGATCCTGACCTTCGGTAATGAGCAACAGAAAGCCCAATTCCTCACACCCCTGGCCAGCGGCGCCATGCTCGGTGCCTTTGCGCTGACCGAGCCCCAGGCCGGTTCCGATGCCAGCAGCCTGAAAACCCGTGCGCGCCTGGATGGCGACCACTATGTGCTGAACGGCTGCAAACAGTTCATCACTTCCGGGCAAAACGCCGGGGTCGTGATTGTGTTTGCCGTTACCGACCCGGCCGCGGGCAAACGCGGGATCAGCGCGTTTATCGTGCCCACCGACTCACCGGGCTACAGCGTGGCGCGGGTCGAGGACAAGCTCGGCCAGCACGCCTCGGATACCTGCCAGATCCTGTTTGAAGACGTGAAAGTCCCGGTGGCCAATCGTTTGGGCGAAGAGGGTGAAGGGTACAAGATCGCCCTGGCCAACCTCGAAGGCGGCCGTGTGGGTATCGCCTCGCAAGCGGTGGGCATGGCGCGCGCTGCCTTTGAAGCCGCGCGCGACTATGCCCGCGAGCGCGAAACCTTCGGCAAGGCGCTGGTGGAGCATCAGGCGGTCGCATTTCGTTTGGCCGATATGGCCACGCAAATCGCCGTGGCCCGCCAGATGGTGCACTACGCCGCCGCCCTGCGCGACAGCGGCAAGCCCGCGCTGGTTGAAGCGTCCATGGCCAAGCTGTTCGCCTCGGAAATGGCCGAGAAAGTCTGTTCGGCCGCCTTGCAAACCTTGGGTGGTTACGGTTATCTGAGCGACTTTCCCCTGGAGCGGATCTATCGCGATGTGCGGGTCTGCCAGATTTACGAAGGCACCAGCGATATTCAGCGCATGGTCATCTCACGCAATCTATAA
- a CDS encoding HPP family protein encodes MLARWLPAAINTRPTEWSRAAIGMALGTLLSVWLCAQVFGMEVALHLLGPLGASAVLLFAVSSGALAQPWSIIGSYLCAGVVALLVARVLGRTLGAACLAAGMSVVLMCWLRCLHPPAGGLAMTLVLADPASAALGWYELGAVLLGAGTLLSCALAYNNATRTRYPKGAAETPAPFLNHRNAARDPAVTAADLKLALAEMEQFYDVAPTELEQLIHAAETHARRRSIGEVLASRVP; translated from the coding sequence ATGCTCGCTCGCTGGTTACCCGCTGCTATCAATACCCGCCCAACCGAATGGAGCCGTGCTGCCATTGGCATGGCCCTGGGCACGCTGTTAAGTGTCTGGCTCTGCGCGCAGGTGTTCGGCATGGAGGTGGCACTGCACCTGCTCGGCCCGCTGGGCGCTTCTGCCGTGTTGTTGTTCGCGGTGTCATCGGGTGCCCTGGCACAACCCTGGTCGATCATCGGCAGTTACCTGTGCGCAGGCGTCGTCGCCCTGCTGGTGGCGCGGGTCCTCGGGCGCACCCTGGGCGCGGCCTGCCTGGCGGCGGGCATGTCGGTCGTGCTGATGTGCTGGCTGCGATGCTTGCACCCACCGGCCGGAGGGCTGGCCATGACCCTGGTGTTGGCCGACCCCGCCTCGGCCGCCCTGGGTTGGTACGAGTTGGGCGCGGTGCTGCTGGGGGCCGGCACCTTGCTCAGTTGCGCACTGGCTTACAACAATGCCACGCGCACTCGCTACCCCAAAGGTGCCGCTGAGACGCCGGCGCCCTTTTTGAACCACCGCAATGCGGCTCGAGATCCCGCCGTGACGGCCGCCGACCTGAAGTTGGCATTGGCCGAGATGGAGCAGTTTTACGATGTGGCCCCCACGGAACTCGAACAGTTGATTCACGCCGCCGAGACCCATGCACGCCGCCGCAGCATCGGTGAAGTGCTGGCAAGCCGGGTGCCTTGA
- a CDS encoding enoyl-CoA hydratase/isomerase family protein — translation MTAQAPSEASHAESPQEEILADVRNHIGHLTLNRPAGLNAITLNMVRRLTQQLQAWSDDPTVYAVVLRGAGEKAFCAGGDIRSLYDSFKAGDTLHEDFFVEEYALDLAIHHYPKPVLALMDGFVLGGGMGLVQGADLRVVTERSRLAMPEVAIGYFPDVGGSYFLPRIPGELGIYLGVTGVQIRAADALYCGLADWYLESAKLTDLDQRLDNLRWHGSPLKDLQSMLAKIGVQQLPEPPLAALRPAIDHFFALPDIPSIVEQLQAVTVADSHEWALNTAHLMQTRSPLAMAVTLHMLRRGRRLPLEQCFALELHLDRQWFERGDLIEGVRALIIDKDKSPRWNPPTLHGLAVAHVESFFQNFAQVVR, via the coding sequence ATGACAGCTCAGGCTCCATCCGAAGCAAGCCATGCCGAGTCGCCCCAGGAAGAGATTCTGGCCGACGTTCGCAACCATATCGGGCACCTGACCCTCAATCGCCCCGCCGGTCTGAACGCCATCACCCTGAACATGGTCCGTCGCCTGACCCAACAATTGCAGGCGTGGTCGGACGACCCCACGGTGTACGCCGTGGTCCTGCGCGGCGCCGGTGAGAAAGCGTTCTGTGCCGGCGGTGATATTCGCTCGCTGTATGACAGTTTCAAGGCTGGCGACACGCTCCACGAAGACTTCTTTGTCGAGGAATATGCGCTCGACCTCGCCATTCACCATTATCCCAAGCCGGTGCTGGCCCTCATGGACGGGTTTGTCCTGGGCGGCGGCATGGGGCTGGTGCAAGGCGCGGATCTACGGGTTGTCACCGAGCGCAGCCGCCTGGCCATGCCGGAAGTGGCCATTGGTTACTTCCCCGACGTGGGCGGCAGCTACTTTCTGCCGCGCATTCCTGGGGAGCTGGGGATTTACCTGGGCGTGACCGGCGTGCAAATCCGCGCCGCCGACGCGCTGTATTGCGGTTTGGCCGACTGGTACCTCGAGAGCGCCAAACTGACCGATCTGGACCAACGGCTCGATAACCTCAGATGGCACGGCTCCCCGCTCAAAGACCTGCAAAGCATGCTCGCCAAGATTGGCGTACAACAATTGCCCGAACCGCCGCTGGCCGCCTTGCGTCCGGCGATCGACCACTTCTTCGCCCTGCCGGATATCCCGAGCATCGTCGAGCAGTTGCAGGCGGTCACCGTGGCCGACAGCCATGAATGGGCGCTTAACACCGCCCACCTGATGCAGACCCGCTCGCCCCTGGCCATGGCCGTCACCCTGCACATGCTGCGGCGTGGTCGCCGCCTGCCGTTGGAGCAGTGTTTTGCTCTTGAGCTGCACCTGGATCGTCAATGGTTCGAACGCGGCGACCTGATCGAAGGCGTGCGTGCGCTGATCATCGACAAAGACAAAAGCCCCCGCTGGAACCCGCCCACCCTGCACGGGTTGGCAGTCGCCCATGTGGAAAGCTTCTTCCAGAACTTCGCGCAGGTTGTGAGATAA
- a CDS encoding acyl-CoA dehydrogenase family protein codes for MQDIEYTEEQVMIRDMARDFARGEIAPYAQAWEKAGWIDDALVAKMGELGLLGMVVPEEWGGTYVDYVAYALAVEEISAGDGATGALMSIHNSVGCGPILNYGTTEQKQTWLADLASGQAIGCFCLTEPQAGSEAHNLRTRAELRDGQWVINGAKQFVSNGKRAKLAIVFAVTDPDLGKKGISAFLVPTQTPGFVVDRTEHKMGIRASDTCAVTLNQCTVPEANLLGERGKGLAIALSNLEGGRIGIAAQALGIARAAFEAALAYARDRVQFDKAIIEHQSVANLLADMQTRLNAARLLILHAARLRSAGKPCLSEASQAKLFASEMAEKVCSQAMQIHGGYGYLEDYPVERYYRDARITQIYEGTSEIQRMVIARELKNYQL; via the coding sequence ATGCAAGATATTGAATATACTGAAGAACAAGTGATGATTCGCGACATGGCGCGCGACTTCGCCCGCGGTGAAATCGCCCCTTACGCCCAGGCCTGGGAAAAAGCCGGTTGGATCGACGACGCCCTGGTGGCGAAGATGGGCGAACTGGGGCTGCTGGGCATGGTGGTACCGGAAGAATGGGGCGGGACCTATGTTGATTACGTCGCCTACGCCCTGGCGGTGGAAGAGATATCTGCCGGTGACGGCGCCACGGGTGCGCTGATGAGTATCCATAATTCAGTGGGTTGCGGGCCAATCCTCAACTACGGCACAACAGAACAGAAGCAAACCTGGCTGGCGGACCTTGCCAGTGGCCAGGCAATCGGCTGCTTCTGCCTCACCGAGCCCCAGGCCGGTTCCGAAGCCCACAACCTGCGCACCCGTGCAGAGCTGCGGGACGGCCAGTGGGTGATCAATGGCGCCAAGCAATTTGTCAGCAACGGCAAGCGTGCCAAGCTCGCGATTGTATTTGCCGTGACCGATCCGGATCTGGGCAAGAAAGGCATTTCCGCGTTCCTCGTACCCACTCAAACCCCAGGTTTTGTGGTGGACCGTACTGAACACAAAATGGGCATTCGCGCCTCAGACACCTGCGCCGTCACCCTTAACCAGTGCACGGTTCCCGAAGCCAACCTGTTGGGCGAGCGCGGCAAAGGCCTGGCAATTGCGCTGTCCAATCTCGAAGGCGGCCGCATTGGCATTGCCGCCCAAGCCCTGGGTATCGCCCGTGCGGCGTTTGAAGCGGCGCTGGCCTACGCCCGTGACCGTGTGCAATTCGACAAGGCGATCATCGAGCATCAAAGCGTGGCCAACCTGCTGGCGGACATGCAAACCCGCTTGAACGCCGCCCGCTTACTGATCCTCCACGCAGCGCGCCTGCGCAGTGCCGGCAAGCCGTGTCTGTCGGAGGCATCCCAAGCCAAGCTGTTCGCCTCGGAGATGGCCGAGAAGGTCTGCTCCCAAGCCATGCAGATTCATGGCGGGTATGGGTACCTGGAAGATTATCCGGTGGAGCGTTACTACCGGGATGCACGGATCACGCAGATCTACGAAGGCACCAGCGAGATTCAGCGAATGGTGATTGCCCGCGAACTGAAAAACTACCAACTCTGA
- a CDS encoding glycosyltransferase family 39 protein, translated as MNKVHTPLPSATIRQQSLALGLLALLLFIAGNWHQAIIGFDSRFVVFAQEMLRHGPSFFPTTYGQPYADYLATSTLLTWLLSMPLDQVTSLTAWLPTAIASATIVILVYRLTAPYSQRWGVLSIATLLLSSTFISETRAVSLDQMLAAITLAVFYLGYAHDHFGADKRLHWVYLLLIAGFAIRGPIGLVVPTGVLCSYYLINRQWRPLLSFGLLALALLIASVGLLLLMAKLSGGESFMQDVIRMQFLGRMDGSEGSSGVLYYFTSSLGNYALAYPIALMVLLAIALGGRRTPDPALQLVLYCAAAGVLVMLGLSIPQAKKARYVLPMLPMAAIIAAYPFQVVQGRMFAWLRGLMLGLWALLPVLLIAALLLARPRYPEQLNQLGLVFGVLGLLQGLVLLALFMPRWRSVGPALAAVLAVWVTYILVVEPLERSLYDTRTFTLRVHEEVMQQRAPVVLHGLGKDAKAIKYMVNLDCDHVPLFTQQASDLTPLQGPAWLVMSQADFEALKDPRFASIKPTLTGEFDKNPYVLLHLVKSP; from the coding sequence GTGAACAAGGTCCACACGCCCCTGCCTAGCGCCACGATCCGCCAGCAATCCCTTGCCCTGGGATTGCTGGCTTTGTTGCTGTTCATTGCCGGCAACTGGCACCAGGCGATTATCGGTTTCGACTCGCGCTTCGTGGTGTTTGCACAGGAGATGCTGCGCCATGGGCCGAGCTTTTTCCCCACCACCTATGGCCAGCCCTATGCCGATTACCTGGCCACCTCGACGCTGCTGACCTGGCTGCTCTCGATGCCGCTGGACCAGGTCACCAGCCTGACGGCCTGGCTGCCGACGGCGATAGCTTCAGCCACTATCGTCATCCTTGTGTATCGCCTGACAGCGCCCTACTCCCAGCGCTGGGGCGTGTTGAGCATTGCCACGCTGTTGCTGAGCAGCACTTTTATCAGCGAAACCCGTGCGGTGTCCCTGGACCAGATGCTCGCTGCCATCACCCTGGCGGTGTTCTACCTGGGTTACGCCCATGATCACTTTGGCGCGGACAAGCGCCTGCACTGGGTGTACCTGCTGCTGATCGCAGGGTTTGCGATTCGTGGGCCGATCGGCCTGGTTGTGCCGACCGGCGTACTGTGCAGTTATTACCTGATCAATCGCCAGTGGCGCCCGTTATTGAGCTTCGGTCTGCTGGCCCTGGCGTTGTTGATCGCCAGTGTCGGCCTGTTGCTGCTGATGGCCAAGCTCAGTGGCGGCGAGAGCTTCATGCAGGACGTGATCCGCATGCAGTTCCTCGGCCGCATGGACGGCAGCGAAGGCTCCAGTGGCGTGCTGTACTACTTCACCAGCTCGCTGGGCAATTACGCACTCGCCTACCCCATCGCCCTGATGGTGCTGTTGGCTATCGCCCTGGGTGGGCGGCGCACGCCGGACCCGGCCTTGCAACTGGTGCTGTATTGCGCCGCGGCTGGCGTACTGGTGATGCTCGGCCTGTCGATCCCCCAGGCAAAAAAAGCGCGCTATGTGCTGCCGATGCTGCCCATGGCAGCGATCATTGCGGCATACCCCTTCCAGGTGGTTCAGGGGCGAATGTTTGCCTGGCTGCGGGGTTTGATGCTGGGCCTGTGGGCGTTGCTGCCGGTCTTGCTGATCGCCGCGCTGTTGCTCGCCCGCCCCCGCTACCCCGAGCAGTTAAACCAGTTGGGCCTGGTGTTTGGTGTACTTGGACTGCTGCAGGGCCTGGTACTGCTGGCGTTGTTCATGCCTCGGTGGCGCTCGGTTGGTCCCGCATTAGCAGCGGTGCTGGCGGTGTGGGTCACCTATATCCTGGTGGTCGAACCGCTGGAGCGCAGCCTCTACGACACTCGTACCTTTACGCTGCGCGTTCACGAGGAGGTCATGCAGCAGCGGGCGCCGGTGGTTTTGCACGGGCTGGGTAAAGACGCCAAGGCCATCAAGTACATGGTCAACCTCGACTGCGACCACGTGCCCTTGTTCACCCAACAGGCCTCCGACCTGACGCCGCTGCAGGGCCCCGCCTGGCTGGTGATGAGCCAGGCGGACTTCGAGGCATTGAAGGACCCGCGTTTTGCCTCGATTAAGCCGACCCTGACGGGCGAATTCGACAAAAACCCCTACGTACTGCTGCACCTGGTTAAAAGTCCATAA
- a CDS encoding SDR family NAD(P)-dependent oxidoreductase has translation MQIENKIFLVSGAASGLGAATAEMLIAAGAKVMLVDLNADAVAAKARQLGDNARSAVADISQEASAEAAVHATVAAFGGLHGLVNCAGVVRGEKILGKSGPHGLASFAQVINVNLIGSFNLLRLAAAAIAETEANADGERGVIINTASVAAFDGQIGQAAYAASKGAIASLTLPAARELARFGIRVMTIAPGIFETPMMAGMTPQVRDSLAAGVPFPPRLGKPAEYAALVRHIIENSMLNGEVIRLDGALRMAAK, from the coding sequence ATGCAGATTGAAAACAAGATTTTTCTGGTCAGCGGCGCAGCATCGGGCCTCGGTGCGGCCACCGCTGAGATGCTGATCGCCGCGGGTGCCAAGGTCATGCTGGTGGACCTGAACGCCGATGCGGTGGCGGCCAAGGCTCGGCAGCTCGGTGATAACGCGCGCAGCGCTGTCGCGGATATCAGCCAGGAGGCGTCCGCTGAAGCGGCGGTGCACGCCACTGTAGCGGCGTTTGGCGGCCTGCATGGGCTGGTCAACTGCGCAGGCGTGGTCCGTGGCGAGAAAATCCTCGGCAAGAGCGGCCCCCACGGGCTGGCGAGTTTTGCCCAGGTGATCAACGTCAACCTGATCGGCAGCTTCAACCTGTTGCGCCTGGCGGCTGCGGCCATTGCCGAAACCGAAGCGAATGCCGATGGCGAGCGGGGTGTGATCATCAACACCGCTTCGGTGGCGGCATTTGACGGTCAGATCGGCCAGGCGGCGTATGCCGCGTCCAAAGGCGCGATCGCCAGCCTGACCCTACCGGCCGCGCGTGAGCTGGCGCGCTTCGGTATTCGGGTGATGACCATCGCCCCTGGCATCTTCGAAACCCCGATGATGGCCGGCATGACCCCGCAGGTGCGCGATTCGCTCGCCGCCGGTGTGCCGTTCCCGCCACGCCTGGGCAAGCCGGCCGAATATGCCGCGCTGGTGCGGCATATCATTGAAAACAGCATGCTTAACGGCGAGGTGATCCGTCTCGACGGCGCCTTGCGCATGGCGGCCAAGTAA
- the arnF gene encoding 4-amino-4-deoxy-L-arabinose-phosphoundecaprenol flippase subunit ArnF, with protein sequence MSRVQGFALALSSVGLVSAAQLGMRWSMTRLPLPHEWLSAQVDSGALGVVLLAIFAYALSMLCWLGALRHLPLGRAYSLLSISYALVYLLAASLPVFNEHFSLSKSLGVALVILGVLIINSRRASATSPRNAP encoded by the coding sequence ATGAGCCGGGTTCAAGGCTTTGCGCTGGCCTTAAGCAGCGTTGGCTTGGTCAGTGCCGCCCAGTTGGGCATGCGCTGGAGCATGACGCGCTTGCCGCTGCCCCATGAATGGCTCAGCGCTCAGGTTGATTCTGGCGCCCTTGGCGTAGTGCTGCTGGCGATCTTCGCCTACGCCCTGTCGATGCTCTGCTGGCTCGGCGCGCTCAGGCACCTGCCCCTGGGGCGTGCCTATTCGCTGCTGAGCATCAGTTACGCCTTGGTGTACCTGCTGGCCGCCAGCCTGCCAGTGTTCAACGAACATTTTTCACTTTCTAAGAGCCTCGGGGTGGCGCTTGTCATCCTCGGCGTGCTGATCATCAACTCTCGTCGTGCTAGTGCCACAAGTCCCAGGAATGCCCCATGA
- a CDS encoding UDP-glucose/GDP-mannose dehydrogenase family protein, whose protein sequence is MKISVFGSGYVGLVQATVLAEVGHDVICMDVDQNKVKLLQQGHVSIFEPGLAAMVKENLESGRLHFTFDEKLAVEHGEVLFIAVGTPSDEDGSADLKYVLSVGDAVARHRIDPVILVEKSTVPVGTGDTLRAHIEKALRVAGRHLEFDIVSNPEFLKEGSAVADCRRPDRIIIGCEREEVREVMRDLYAPFNRNHDRIIFMDLRSAELTKYAANCMLATKISFINQIAELAEHLGADIEAVRLGIGADSRIGYHFIYPGCGYGGSCFPKDMRALIHSAKQANCSSDLLEAVEAINQRQKSKLFERINAFFKGNLRGKTFALWGLAFKPNTDDMRDAPSRVLMEALWAAGATVRAFDPEAMQETQRLYAEEARLMLMGTPESTLNGADALIVCTEWQQFKAPDFDLIHQRLKTPVIFDGRNLYDGERLARKGFQYFPMGRGDSCQLPIPQQQWLPQVVEA, encoded by the coding sequence ATGAAAATCAGTGTATTTGGTAGTGGTTACGTCGGCCTGGTGCAGGCCACCGTTTTGGCAGAAGTCGGTCACGATGTCATCTGCATGGACGTCGATCAGAACAAGGTCAAGCTGCTGCAGCAAGGCCATGTGAGTATCTTCGAGCCAGGGCTGGCCGCCATGGTCAAGGAAAACCTGGAAAGCGGGCGTCTGCATTTCACCTTTGATGAAAAGCTCGCCGTCGAGCACGGTGAGGTGCTGTTTATCGCCGTGGGCACGCCTTCGGACGAGGACGGCTCGGCCGACCTGAAATACGTGCTGTCCGTCGGCGACGCCGTGGCGCGCCACCGCATCGACCCGGTGATCCTGGTGGAGAAATCCACCGTGCCCGTCGGCACCGGCGATACCCTGCGGGCACATATCGAAAAAGCCCTGCGCGTGGCCGGCCGTCACCTGGAATTCGATATCGTCTCCAACCCGGAATTTCTCAAGGAAGGCTCGGCCGTTGCCGACTGTCGCCGTCCGGACCGCATCATCATCGGCTGCGAGCGCGAAGAAGTGCGCGAGGTGATGCGCGACCTCTATGCGCCTTTCAACCGCAACCATGACCGCATCATCTTCATGGACCTGCGCAGCGCCGAACTCACCAAGTATGCCGCCAACTGCATGCTGGCCACCAAGATCAGCTTTATCAACCAGATCGCTGAACTGGCCGAACACCTGGGCGCCGACATCGAAGCCGTGCGCCTGGGCATCGGTGCCGATTCGCGCATCGGTTACCACTTTATCTACCCCGGTTGCGGCTACGGCGGCTCGTGCTTTCCCAAGGACATGCGCGCCTTGATCCACAGCGCCAAGCAGGCCAACTGCTCCAGCGATCTGCTCGAAGCCGTGGAAGCGATCAACCAGCGCCAGAAGAGCAAGTTGTTCGAGCGCATCAACGCGTTCTTCAAGGGCAACCTGCGAGGCAAGACTTTCGCCCTGTGGGGCCTGGCGTTCAAGCCCAATACCGACGACATGCGCGACGCCCCCAGCCGCGTGCTGATGGAAGCTCTGTGGGCCGCCGGCGCTACGGTGCGCGCATTCGACCCGGAAGCCATGCAGGAAACCCAGCGCCTTTACGCCGAGGAAGCACGCCTGATGCTGATGGGCACCCCGGAGTCCACGTTGAATGGCGCTGACGCACTGATCGTCTGCACCGAATGGCAGCAATTCAAAGCGCCGGACTTCGACCTGATTCACCAGCGCCTTAAAACCCCGGTGATCTTCGATGGCCGCAACCTGTACGACGGCGAGCGCCTGGCGCGCAAAGGCTTCCAGTATTTCCCGATGGGCCGTGGCGATTCGTGCCAGTTGCCGATCCCGCAGCAACAGTGGTTGCCGCAGGTCGTGGAAGCCTGA
- a CDS encoding acetyl-CoA C-acyltransferase, whose protein sequence is MNDPIVIVSAVRTPMGGFQGDLKSLTAPQLGAAAIRGALERAGIAPDAVDEVLFGCVLPAGLGQAPARQAALGAGLDKSTRCTTLNKMCGSGMEAAILAHDSLLAGSVDVVIAGGMESMSNAPYLLDRARGGYRMGHGRVLDHMFLDGLEDAYDKGRLMGTFAEDCASHNGFTREAQDAFAITSLTRAQEAITHGHFAAEIVPVQVTVGKEQITVLHDEQPPKARLDKIPSLKPAFREGGTVTAANSSSISDGAAALLLMRESEALKRGLKPLAIIHGHAAFADEPGLFPVAPVGAIRKLMSKTGWNLADVDLFEINEAFAVVSLVTMGKLEIPHAKVNVHGGACALGHPIGASGARILVTLLSALRQKGLQRGVAAICIGGGEATAMAVECVY, encoded by the coding sequence ATGAACGATCCCATCGTTATCGTCAGCGCCGTGCGCACGCCCATGGGCGGTTTCCAGGGCGACCTTAAAAGTTTGACCGCGCCGCAATTGGGCGCTGCCGCGATTCGTGGCGCGCTCGAGCGTGCCGGTATCGCCCCCGACGCCGTGGATGAAGTGCTGTTCGGTTGCGTACTGCCCGCCGGCCTGGGCCAGGCGCCCGCCCGGCAAGCGGCGTTGGGTGCCGGCCTGGACAAGTCGACCCGTTGCACCACGCTCAACAAAATGTGCGGCTCGGGCATGGAGGCCGCAATCCTGGCCCATGATTCACTGCTGGCCGGCAGCGTCGATGTGGTGATCGCCGGCGGTATGGAGAGCATGTCCAACGCACCGTACCTGCTGGATCGCGCCCGTGGCGGTTACCGCATGGGCCACGGTCGCGTGCTCGACCATATGTTCCTCGACGGCCTGGAAGATGCCTACGACAAAGGCCGCCTGATGGGCACCTTCGCCGAAGACTGCGCCTCGCATAACGGCTTTACCCGTGAGGCCCAGGACGCGTTCGCCATCACTTCCCTGACGCGTGCCCAGGAGGCGATCACCCATGGTCACTTTGCCGCCGAGATCGTCCCGGTGCAGGTCACGGTGGGCAAAGAGCAGATAACCGTCCTGCACGATGAGCAACCGCCCAAGGCCCGGCTGGACAAGATTCCCAGCCTGAAACCGGCGTTCCGTGAAGGCGGTACGGTGACGGCGGCCAACTCCAGTTCGATTTCCGACGGTGCGGCCGCGTTGCTGCTGATGCGCGAATCCGAGGCGCTTAAGCGAGGACTCAAGCCGTTGGCGATCATCCACGGGCATGCGGCGTTTGCCGACGAGCCGGGTCTGTTCCCTGTGGCACCGGTGGGTGCCATTCGCAAGCTGATGAGCAAAACCGGCTGGAACCTGGCCGACGTCGACCTGTTCGAGATCAACGAAGCCTTTGCCGTGGTCAGTCTGGTGACCATGGGCAAGCTCGAGATCCCTCATGCCAAGGTCAATGTGCACGGCGGAGCCTGCGCTTTGGGCCATCCGATTGGCGCCTCGGGCGCGAGGATCCTGGTGACGCTGCTCTCTGCGTTACGCCAGAAAGGCCTCCAGCGCGGGGTCGCCGCCATCTGCATCGGCGGCGGTGAAGCCACGGCCATGGCCGTTGAATGCGTGTATTAA
- a CDS encoding enoyl-CoA hydratase translates to MSYETILLEVQDRVGLITLNRPQALNALNAQLVSELNQALDHLEANPQIGCIVLTGSKKAFAAGADIKEMAELTYPQIYLDDLFSDSDRVANRRKPIIAAVNGFALGGGCELALMCDFILAGDGAKFGQPEINLGVLPGMGGTQRLTRAVGKAKAMEMCLTGRFIDAVEAERCGIVARIVPADELLEEALKVASLIAGKSVPISMMVKESVNRAFEVSLSEGVRFERRVFHAAFATQDQKEGMAAFVAKRAPAFKDR, encoded by the coding sequence ATGAGTTATGAAACCATCTTGCTCGAAGTCCAGGACCGTGTTGGGTTGATTACCCTGAATCGTCCGCAAGCCCTCAATGCCTTGAACGCGCAACTGGTCAGCGAGCTGAACCAGGCGCTGGACCACCTGGAAGCCAATCCGCAGATCGGCTGTATCGTGCTGACCGGCTCGAAGAAGGCCTTTGCCGCCGGCGCCGACATCAAGGAAATGGCCGAACTGACCTACCCGCAGATCTACCTTGACGACCTGTTCAGCGACAGCGACCGCGTGGCCAACCGCCGCAAGCCAATCATTGCCGCAGTGAACGGGTTTGCCTTGGGTGGCGGCTGCGAACTGGCGTTGATGTGCGACTTTATCCTGGCCGGCGACGGGGCCAAGTTCGGCCAGCCGGAAATCAACCTCGGCGTATTGCCCGGGATGGGCGGTACCCAGCGTTTAACCCGTGCGGTGGGCAAGGCCAAGGCCATGGAAATGTGCCTGACCGGGCGGTTTATCGATGCGGTTGAAGCCGAGCGCTGTGGCATCGTCGCGCGTATCGTGCCGGCCGATGAGCTGTTGGAAGAAGCACTGAAGGTCGCCAGTCTGATCGCCGGCAAATCGGTGCCGATCAGCATGATGGTCAAGGAAAGCGTTAACCGTGCCTTTGAAGTGAGCCTGTCTGAAGGCGTGCGCTTTGAGCGCCGGGTGTTCCATGCCGCGTTTGCGACGCAGGATCAGAAAGAAGGCATGGCCGCGTTCGTGGCCAAGCGTGCGCCGGCGTTCAAAGACCGGTAA